The Eubacteriaceae bacterium Marseille-Q4139 genome has a window encoding:
- a CDS encoding Maff2 family protein: protein MEFFSSAVTILQTLVVAIGAGLGVWGVINLMEGYGNDNPGAKSQGMKQLMAGGGVILIGTQLIPLLGGLF, encoded by the coding sequence ATGGAATTCTTTAGCTCTGCTGTTACGATTCTCCAGACCCTGGTGGTCGCCATCGGTGCCGGCCTCGGCGTGTGGGGCGTTATCAACCTGATGGAAGGTTACGGAAACGACAACCCTGGTGCAAAAAGCCAGGGTATGAAACAGCTCATGGCCGGCGGTGGCGTGATCCTCATCGGCACCCAGTTGATCCCTCTTCTGGGCGGACTGTTCTGA
- a CDS encoding PrgI family protein, with protein sequence MAYVTVPKDLAKVKNKVAFNLTLRQIICIVVGAALGLPFYFLTRDIIGTSGAATGMVLLMLPEFLFAMYEKDGMHMEKILQNFIRVRFQRPAIRRYETANLYEEAAYPYKVPENKPQTKGGLHRGKKEKVPPR encoded by the coding sequence ATGGCCTATGTAACAGTCCCCAAAGACCTGGCGAAGGTCAAAAATAAGGTGGCCTTTAACCTGACGCTGCGCCAGATCATCTGTATTGTGGTTGGCGCGGCGCTGGGGCTGCCGTTTTATTTCCTGACGCGGGACATCATCGGAACCAGCGGCGCGGCCACCGGGATGGTGCTGCTCATGCTGCCGGAATTTCTCTTTGCCATGTACGAAAAAGACGGGATGCACATGGAGAAGATTCTCCAGAATTTTATCCGGGTTCGGTTCCAGCGTCCGGCCATCCGCCGGTATGAGACGGCCAATCTGTATGAGGAGGCGGCCTATCCGTACAAGGTGCCGGAGAACAAGCCGCAAACGAAAGGAGGGCTGCACCGTGGTAAAAAAGAAAAAGTCCCGCCCCGCTAA